AATCCACAGCAGGCGATTACGAAAGAGTTTATCAGTGTAATTATCAGTCGTGATATTCCAGATGCATTTAAAGATGCCAAGATATCGCAAACGCCGATTCCAAATAGCAGTTTATTAGTACGTTTATCCTTTATCGGAAACTCAGCGGAAGAACCGGTAATATCTAGCTTGATTCGTCGCTTTGCCGTAGATACAAATATTATTTATGGAAATGTTGATCATATCAAGAGTACACCATATGGCACTTTGGTTCTTGAGATTACAGGGGAAGATGAAGAGATTCAAAAATCATTGAATTATTTACAGGAAAGAAACTTAGGAATTGAGGTGATTGGCTATGTCGCAGGACATGATAATGCTATTAGCTAAAGGGTTATGGGAAACGACGTACATGGTCTGTGTATCCTCGCTTATTTCCGCATTGATTGGAATTCCGTTAGGGGTTATTCTCGTTACTACAGATAAGGGGCATATTTTAGAAAATTTATCCTTTAATCGAATTTTAGGTGCAGTGGTAAATGCTGCACGATCAACGCCATTCATTATTTTAATGGTTGCAATTATTCCATTGACTAGAATCATTGTAGGTACTTCTATTGGTACGGAGGCGGCTATGGTTCCGCTTACGTTGGCGGCAATTCCGTTTGTGGGTCGTATTATTGAAACTTCATTAAAAGAGGTTGAACATGGATTGATTGAAGCGGCGCAATCAATGGGGGCAACACCTTATCAAATTATTACGCGGGTGATGATTCCGGAGGCAATGCCATCTATTGTTTCGGGAATTACGATTACCGTGATTAACTTGATTAACTATTCTGCGATGGCTGGTGCAATCGGCGGCGGCGGACTCGGAGATTTAGCAATTCGTTACGGCTATCAACGGTTCCGTGGAGACGTGATGTTAACTACAGTTATTATTTTGATTATTCAAGTACAGTTGGTACAATCTATTGGGGATTATGTGGCAAATAAATTAAATAAACGTTAAGTTATTGGTATCCACAGCAGTTTTGCTGTTAAGATATAGAATTAAAATGGAGGGGACATATAGAATGAAAAAAATCACATTACTTTTGGTTTCGTTACTTATGGTTGTTATGGCTGTAGCGGGCTGTGGCACAAATGCACCTGCAGCAGATAAAGCGGCGGACAACAAGGTATTAAAAGTTGGCGCGACAGCGGTTCCGCATGCGGAAATTCTTGAGGTGGTAAAACCTATCTTAGAAAAGGAAGGCATTAAATTAGAAATCGTTGAGTTTAGCGATTATGTACAACCAAACTTAGCTGTTTCTGATAAGGAATTAGATGCAAACTTCTTCCAACATACACCTTATCTTGAAAAATTCTGTGCGGAACGCAATTTAAAATTAGTAAATGTTGCCGGTGTTCATCTTGAGCCAATGGGCATTTATTCAAAAAATATTAAAAATATTGCAGATACAAAAGATGGTGCTAAAGTAGGCATTCCAAATGACCCTACAAATGGCGGTCGTGCATTAGCACTACTTGCTAATGCAGGTTTAATTACATTAAAAGATGGCGTTGGCATTCATGCAACTGTACCAGATATCACTGCAAATCCGAAAAACTTAAAAATCAATGAACTTGAAGCAGCACAATTGCCTCGTTCACTTGATGATTTAGATCTTGCTGTAATCAATACAAATTATGCACTTGAAGCAAACCTTGTACCGGAAAAAGACGCATTATTTATTGAACGAAATGATTCTCCTTATGTAAATATTTTAGTAGCACGTGCTGGGGATGAAAATCGTCCAGAAATTCAAAAGCTAGCAGCTGCTTTAAAATCCGAAGAAGTGAAAAAATTTATCAATGAAAAATATAAAGGGGCTATATTGCCTGCATTCTAAATCATAAGAAATAGATGAGGAATAGGGGTGACCAAAGTTTTATTTTGGTCACCCCTTAATTTTTGCAAAAAAAGAAAGCATTATAGTTATGCTTTGCATAAGATAGGGTAATATTATTACGTTGAAACGAGGTGGAGTTGGTGTCTGAGGAAGAGAGAAAGCTAAGGCCGGCAAAATGGCAAAAACCAGAAGTAGAAGATACACGAACAAATCAAACTGAGATGAAGAGAGAGCCAGACTGGCAAAATCGACAAGAAAATATGTGTAGACCTCAACCAAGAGGATATTGTTATCCTAGAGTTGGGGCATTGCAAGGAGGATGCTATCCAGGTAGGTATATTGGGTGGTATCATCATCATCATAAATGTCCACCGCGACATCTTTGTTATCCGCGTGCTTATTATCAATATTAACTATTGTAGTTTATATATAAAGAGGTAAAAGGTATAGTTGTCGAAGGTCTGGCCAGAGGGAATGTTAATTCGACAGTAAAGGCTGGCATCATTTGTGGGATTCCTGTTGTTCTTGCAACGAGAGTTCATAGTGGTAGAGTACTAGACACTTATGGTTATGATAGTGGTGTAAAATCATTTAAAGACTCTGGTGTTATTTTAGCTGGAGAGTTAACTGGTCAAAAAGCACGTCTAAAGTTAATGGTTGCTTTAGGTATAACAAATGATATGAAAAAGTTGGCAAGATGTTTTGACAGCTAATAAAATATTGGTTCCTAAAGAGGTATCGTGCTAAAAATTAGTACGATACCTCTTTTTCATAAAAATAGCTCTAGACTACCGGAAATTTGAGTGTTTATTACTATATTTATGATGGTATATTTTTTTTGCTCGTTTGCTAAAGATAATTTTTGGTAAAAAGGTTTAAAATAATAAAATATTAGCAGGATTTTCCGTGGAAAGGTGAAATAATAGTATCGTTGTATTTTAAATTTTAATTAGAGATGGGAGAGGGATATGAACAGTTTTCGACTAACTAAAAATGCCATGCACCAATTGGCAACGGAGTATACAACTCCATTATTGGTAATATCTTTAGAGCAGATTGAGTATAATTATCGATTTTTGGCTAAATATTTGCCTCGAGTAAAAGTTTTTTATGCGGTAAAGGCAAATCCAAATGATGATATCGTCAAGAAGGCTGCTGAATTAGGGTCTTATTTTGATGTTGCATCTGATGGAGAAATGTTGCAATTAACTAGATTAGGTATTGGTGCGAACCGTATGGTATATGCGAATCCTTATAAGACACCAAAAGGGCTTGCAGTAGCGAATCGTACGGGAGTGAATAAATTTACGTTTGACAGTGAAAGTGAAATCTATAAGATGGCAAAGGCAGTTCCGGGAGGAACGGTGCTTTTACGTGTCAGAGTAGATAATCCGAAAGCATTAGTCGATTTAAATAAAAAATTTGGAGCCGCGGTGGAAGATGTGCCGCGTTTATTGAGGATAGCACGCGATCAAGGTCTTGATGTTGGAGGACTTTGCTTCCATGTTGGAAGTCAATCACCAACTGCAGAAGCGCATATAGAGGCACTTCATATTGTGAGAAATTTATTTGATAATGCACAAAAGGAAGGTTTTAATCTTAGAATTCTAGACATTGGTGGAGGCCTTCCAATTCCAACATTAGATGCAAATATAGACCTTGCTGAAATAGCGGAAGATATAAATATAGCTTTGGAAAAATTATTTCCAGATACGGAAATATGGGCTGAACCTGGTCGTTTTATTTGTGGCACAGCGGTCAACTTAATTACTAGTGTGATTGGAACGCAGGAGCGTAATCATCAGAAATGGTATTTCCTTGATGATGGTCTTTATGGTAGTTTTTCTGGTGTGATTTTTGATCATTGGGAATATGAACTAGAGCCCTTTAAAGAAGGTGAATTATATCCATCTACAGTAGCTGGTCCAAGCTGCGATTCATTGGATGTGTTATATAGGGATAGAATGATGCCTAAACTAGAAATAGGAGACTTGTTGTTAACTGCAAATTGTGGGGCATATACTTCGGCATCTGCTACAGAATTTAATGGATTTGCAAAAACTCCAATGATAATTTGGGAAGATGTTAAAAATAAAATAAAGTAAAGTTAGTTGAAAAGTCTATGATAAATAGGTGGATAACTTATTTGTTATAGACTTTTTCATATAAAAAACAATAGTTATCCACATTTTTATTCACATAGTGCATAAGTTTGTGGATAAGTTTGAGTATAAACCATAAAATAGTTAGGTTTTTAAGAAATATCTTGTGGATAAGAAATTATCCACAAAAATAAAATATGTGAATAACTTATGGTTTTATGTTGATTTATTATAGAATGATTTTTATCTTGACGTATTTTGGGGTATAATAAAAAATAATGTTTCAATTTGAAAAAGGATGATAAAATGTGTGATCTGGATGAAAAAACATTAGATAATATTATAAAAGAAACAATTCACGCAATGGAAAATGGAAAGACACAAATCTTTGAAATTTATGAAGCGGCTTGCAATGAAGTAAAAAATGTTAAAAAAGACATTGAAGAGTTAAAAAAAATGGCAGAAGAGATTATTAATAAAGTTGATGATCATGAAAAAAAAGAACGCCTTGCTAGAATGAAATTAGCACAGGTAAGCTGTAATTTTAAGCTTTATAATGAAACGGATATAAAAATATGTTATGAAGAAGCCAGACAAATTCAAATTCAGGTGGCTGTTCTACGAGAGCAAGAACAAAGTATGCGAAAAAAGCGTGATGAAATGGAAATTCGCCTTAAACAATTGATGGGAACGGTAGAAAAGGCGAAGCAGCTCGTTTCACAAGTTGGTGTGGTATTAGGATATTTAAGTGCGCAGATGGGTGCAGTTGCAACGAAAATGGAGGAAATGAATCAGGAGAAATTACTTGGTGCTACGATTATTAAAGCGCAAGAGGATGAAAGGCTGAGAATTTCGCGTGAGATTCATGATGGCCCGGCACAAATGATGGCAAACGTTGTTTATCGGACGGATATTTGTGAGCGGTTATTGGCTATGGATACAGAAAAGGTACGTGAAGAACTACATGATCTTAAGGCGCAGGTACGCAATTGCTTGACGGAAACGAGGAAGATCATTTTTGATTTACGCCCGATGGGACTGGACGATTTAGGTTTGGTAGCAACGATTTTTCACTTTTTAGAAAAGTTTGAAGAACGCAATCATCTTATTGTTGATTTTAATGTGATTGGAGAAGAGGTGCGCCTGGCAAGACATATTGAAATAGGTGTATTTCGTGTAGTTCAAGAGGGAATAAATAATATTCATAAACATGCACAAGTAGATCAAGCAAAATTGGTGGTCGAATTTCATCATGAATATTTGTCTATTACTGTTGAGGATGAAGGGATTGGTTTCAATGAAGATGATGTTGATGTGCATGAAGGAGAATGCTATGGGTTGCTTGGTATGAAAGAGCGTATTTCTTTGCTGAAGGGCAGATTAACGATTATTTCAAAAGCATTTGAAGGAACAAAATTAAGAATTTTAATCCCGTTGGTGGACAAAGAATAGCAAAGGAGCTTGCTGGTGAACGAAAAGCAGAAAACAGTGCCGATACTTACGGCAATGAAACGATATGTAGAGGATGGTGCAGTTGGATTTCATACGCCGGGGCATAAGCAGGGTAAAGGAATGGATGCGGAATTTTTTGATTTAGTTACGCCACTTGGATTAAAAACCGAAGTGTCTTTAATGGAAGAGTTGGATGATTTACATGAACCGGCGATGTGTATTAAAGAAGCACAGGATTTAGCTGCTGAGCTTTATAACGCCGACTCCAGCTATTTTGTCATCAATGGAACAACAGGCGCAATTCACGCGATGATTATGGCGGCAGTAAATCCGGGAGATAAAATTATTATTCCGCGAAATGCGCACCGGTCTGTGATTGGTGGGGTCATTTTAAGCGGAGCAGAGCCGATTTTTGTTTTACCGGAAGTGGATATAGAGCTGGGAATTGCGATGGCAGTATCACCGGAGCAAATTGAGCAGGCGATAAAAGAACATCCTGATGCAAAAGCTGTATTAGTTGTGTATCCAACTTATTATGGTGTGGCTTCTGATATAGAGAAAATTGCTTCTATTGTACATAAAAATAAAATGCTGCTACTTGTAGATGAAGCGCATGGACCTCATTTAAAATTTAGTAATTATTTGCCGATACAGGCAATAGATGCGGGAGCTGATATTGTTGCGCAGAGCACACATAAGATTTTAGGAGCTATGACACAATGCTCAATGCTTCATGCACGCCATCATCGTATTGATGTGCAAAAATTGAAGACGATGATTAGTTTAGTTCAATCGACGAGCCCTAATTATTTACTTTTAGCATCTTTGGATGTAGCACGGCGGCAAATGGCGGTTGAAGGAAAAGCTTTATTAAAGCGAGCGGTTGATTTATCCATTTGGCTTAGAAATGAAATCAATAAAATTGAGGGACTTTATTGCTTTGGAGAAGAAAAACTAGGTGCGCAGGGCGCATATGCACTTGATATTACGAAGCTGACTGTCACGGTTAAGGGACTCTATATGACAGGGGCAGAGGCTGAAAAAATTTTACGCTGCAAATATAAAATCCAAGTGGAATTATCTGATTTATACAATATTTTATTTATTCTTTCCTATGCGGATGGGCAAAGAGAAGCAGAAACATTATTAGTGGCATTGCGTAAGCTGGCTGAAGAGGTAAAACAAAATTCTACCCCAATAAATGCTTTAGCCTGTGTGATTTATCCGTATAAAATTTTAACAAAACAATCACCTCGTCAAGCATTATTTGCAGTGAAGAGAGAAATGCAATTTCACGAATCAGCTGGATGTATTTGTGGGGAAATGATTACTTTTTATCCACCGGGTATTCCACTGATATGTCCAGGCGAAGTGATTACGCAGGAGTTAATAGACTATTGTAAAATGATGCAGCAGAGTGGATTAAAGGTAGTGGGTCCTAATGATGCATCGCTTACGACAATTCAGGTTGTTGCTGAATAATTTATCCGATGGCTAACGGATCTGATTTCAGTGGGAGTTAAAACACATACGGAAAGAGCATTGTTTATTTTTTAAGGTGGTGTGACGGTGGGAAAGATATTTTGTTTGATGGGAAAAAGCAGTTCGGGAAAAGATACGATATTTAAAAAAATATTGAACGAATTGAATATGGAATTAAAACCTGTTGTCACGTATACAACACGCCCTAAAAGAAATCATGAAGTTGAAGGAAAAGAATATTATTTTATCAATGAGGAAAGAGTGCAATCATATGAAAAGAGCGGATGTTTAATAGAGAAGCGCATTTACCATACGGTAGATGGAGACTGGATTTATTGTACAGTCGATGATGGGCAGTTTGATTTAAAAAAATATAGTTATCTCATGATAGGAACACTAGAGGTATATCAAAGTCTTCAAGAATTCTTTGGGAAAAGAGCGATTGTTCCATTATATCTACATATAGATGATGGAGTTCGATTAGAGCGTGCATTATCCCGTGAACGACAGCAGGAAAATCCAAATTATGAAGAGGTATGTCGACGTTTTTTAGCAGATAGTGCAGACTTTAGTAATGCAAAGCTTGTGAGATGTGGGATTGATGAACGTTTTGAAAACCATGATTTGAGAGAATGTATGAAGCGGATGAAAGCATTTATTTTAGAAGAGCTAAAAAGCAAATAGTTCACTTGAGTAAAAGATGCAATTTGATTGCATCTTTTTTATCTATTAGGATGCAGATGGGAGAAAAAATGTTCTGCATTAAATTTTGTATTATATAAAAGGATTTTTTAGGAAAAGAGAATAGGTTAGGTAATAAGATTGATTGCTTATTTTAAATAAAGGAATTATAATTTAAAGTAGGTATATCTATCAAAGTTTCTGGAAGGTGGATTAGAATGAAAGTTGGTAATATGGGGGCGCGAAGTTCATTTCCTGTTGGTGAACATGATGCGAACTCTAAGATAGGGAAAAAAACGAGTCCATTTTCATCTGAACTTACGCATAGCCAAGATGAGATCTCTTTAGAGCGTTTGAATGAACTGCTTGAAAAGATCGATAAGCAAGGAGCTAAACTGACGCAAACACCGACTTATTCGGAATTAAAATCATATCGTGATTTAGTAAAAACTTTTGTTGGCGAAGCTGTATCGAGAATGTATACGATTAATTCGCAGACTGGATGGGATAGGCAAGGCAGACAAAAGGTGTATACGACGATAAAAAAAGTAGATTCTGTTTTAGAGAGTATGACAGAGGATATTCGGACTGGACAAGCTACAAATTTATCTATCGTAGCTAAGCAAGATGCAATTCGTGGTATGCTTGTCGATTTATATATGTGATGGTGCTGAAAATGAATTGGCATGATGTAATCGGGCACGAAGATGTAATTGCTGAGTTAAAAACGATAATGAAGCAGGGGCGAATGCCTCACGCAGTTTTATTCATTGGGTCGGAGGGAATTGGAAAACAATTGGTTGCGAGAATTATGGCGGCGTCACTTTTTTGTGAAAAGCAAAATGGAACCCCTTGCGGAGAATGCTTTTCTTGTCGGCAGTTTTTCAGCAATCAACATCCGGACTTTTTCTCTTTATCCCCAGAGGGCAATAGTATAAAAATTGAGCAAATTCGTCAGTTGCAAGGTGAAATTTCTTTAAGTCCGTATTTAGCTGATAAACGGATTGTCATTATTGATAAAGCAGAATTAATGACGGTGCAGTCAGCGAATAGTTTATTAAAGACGTTGGAAGAACCGCAAGGTGATGTTATTTTCATTCTACTTGCACATAGTCGTCAGAGCTTGTTGGATACGATTTTATCCAGATGTCAAGTATTTAATTTTCAGCCATTAAAAGTTTCTGTATTAGCACAAGCTTTATTGTCTAAAGGCATTGATAAGGATAAAGTAGATATTCTCGCCCGATTATCAGATGGGAGCATAGGAAAAGCATTAGAACTTTGGGAAAAAAATGGACTGCAGCTTCGTAAGCAGGCTATAGAAGTTCTTGATTGTATAGATCTGGATGATATTTGGCGAGTGAGTACGGCTTTAAGTGAATTGGAGCGCAATCGCTTATTAGAGGTGTTAGAATATCTCAGTATGTTATGGCGTGATATGCTGGTATTGCATGAAGAGTGTAATGGTGAATTAATATATAACATAGATATGAAAGAAATCTTAAATAATAAAAGTGATGCATGGTCAACAAGACGGCTTTTGGCGGCGTTGCAACTACTTAGTAAAGTGCGTATGTCATTAAAGTCGAATGCAAATGCTAGACTTGCAATGGAATCATTTCTATTAAAATTAAGAGATTTATAAGGAGGCTGCATGTGCAAACGGTAGTTGGTGTACGCTTTAAAAAAGCGGGTAAAATATATTATTTTGATCCTGGTGAGCTAAACATTTTAGAAATGGACGATGTCATCGTTGAAACTGCACGCGGAGTGGAATATGGTCAAGTTGTTATCGGACCGCGTGAGGTGGAAGAAGACCAATTGGTTTTACCATTAAAAACAGTACAACGAAAAGCTACAGAGGCTGACTTGGCAAAAGTAGAAGAAAACAGGCGCAAGGAAAAAGAGGGCTTTGCAATTTGTGAAAAGAAAATTGCTGCTCATAATTTGCCAATGAAATTAATTGATGTAGAGTATACGTTTGATGTAAACAAAATTATTTTCTATTTTACTGCTGATGGAAGAATTGACTTTAGAGATCTTGTTAAGGATTTAGCAGCAGTGTTTAGAACGAGAATTGAACTCAGACAAATTGGCGTTCGTGATGAAGCAAAATTGATGGGCGGTATTGGCTGTTGTGGTCGTCCGCTTTGTTGTGCTACGTTTCTTGGAGATTTTGAACCAGTATCTATTCGAATGGCAAAAGAGCAGAATTTATCGTTAAACCCGACAAAAATTTCAGGTATTTGTGGCCGTCTGATGTGCTGCTTGAAATATGAAAATGATTGTTATTGTTCATGTTCTTGCAAAAAAATTGTTGCGCCGAAACAAGGTAGTAGAGTCATTACGATAGATGGTGAAGGTAAAGTAATTTCTGTGAACAATCAACGAAAAACAGCGACGATTTTACTTGATGATAATAAAACAATTGTAACTTCGTGGGAAGATGTCGTTGAAAAGGACTGATTTTCTGTTAGCAGATGGCGAACGCTTAGATGATTTGCAAATTGATGGGTTAAAGGTAATTCAACATAAAGATCAATTTCGTTTCTCTGTAGATGCAGTATTATTATCACATTTTGCGCACTTGAAGAAAAAGTCACGTGTACTAGACTTAGGGACGGGTACAGGCGTTATTCCGCTACTATTAACAACACGTGGTGCAGACAATATTACGGGAATAGAAATTAACGCTGTGATGGCTGATTTAGCCAAGCGTAGCGTTAAATACAATCAATTGGAAGACAAAATTAAAATTGTGCAGTGGGATTTACGTGAAATTCGAAATTTGTTTCAAGCCAGCATATTTGATTTAGTTGTGGCAAATCCACCGTATCGTCCCGTTAAGCAGGGGAAAATCAGTGAACTTGATGCGGTTGCTATAGCACGTCATGAGGTGTCTGCAACGCTTGAAGATGTAGTAATGACTGCGAGATATTTATTAAATATGCGTGGTCGCTTTGCAATGGTTCATTTACCGGAACGTTTAGCTGAGATTATTGTCGTAATGCATTCGGTGGGGATTGAGCCTAAACGTTTACAATTTGTGCATAGCAAAATGGGGAAGATGCCTGTTTTGGTTCTCATCGAGGGAGTTGTTGGTGCTAGGTCTGGACTAATAGTAGAAAAACCGTTTACGATTTATAATGAAGATGGTTCTTATCATAAAGACATTATGGAATATTACGCGAGATAATTTACAAATAAAAATGGACATACTATAATGAAGATGCAAGTATGCTTTGTCTTGCGAAGATGGTATGTTAAACATTAAAAGACAAAGAGAATGTCAGCGTTTGATTTTGCGACATTCTCTTTTTGTATTGCAAATATATTTTGATTAGAAAATAGGAGAGTCAAATGGCTGGAATTTTATACTTATGTGCTACCCCGATAGGTAATTTAGAAGATATGACGTTTCGAGCAGTTAGAGTATTAGGGGAAGTGGACTTTATTGCTGCGGAGGATACGCGTCATACGAGAAAGTTATTAACACATTTTGATTTGCATACACCGCTAATTAGTTATCATGAGCATAATAAATTCGAACGAGGACCGGAATTAATTTCAATGCTCCTGGAGGGGAAAAATATCGCGGTGGTAAGTGATGCTGGATTACCGGGGATTGCAGATCCAGGCAGTCACTTAGCACAGCTTGCAATTGAAGAGGGCATTATTGTAATGCCGCTCCCGGGAGCAAATGCAGCATTGTCCGGACTTATTTGTTCTGGGCTTGATACGACAAGTTTTTTATTCGTTGGTTTTTTACCGAAGACGAGTAGAAAGCGGCGGGAAGTATTAGAGTCTATTGTATCATCAAAAGCAACATTGTTATTTTATGAATCACCACATCGATTAAAAGATACGCTAAAAGAATGTATTACTGTTTTAGGAGAGCGAAAAGCGGTTGCATGTCGGGAATTGACGAAGAAATTTGAGGAATTCGTGCGAGGAACACTTTCTTCTTTACAAGAACATTTTCAAAATAATCAGCCTCGCGGTGAATTTACTTTAATTATTGAGGGCAATACTAAAGACGAAGAAGATTTTGAACAATTAACCGGAGAGATTTCCTTACAGGATGCTGTAGAGCAATTAATAAAACAAGGTGTAGATAAGAAAACGGCGATGAAAGAGGTGGCAGTAAAGTATAAAGTTTCAAAGCGGGATGTATATCAGGCTTTATTGGGAAAATAAAAAAGTACCCTGAAAATTGGCGGGTATAAGCCAATCTTTCGGGTACTTTTTGAAATATGTAGTGGGGGAATTACATGGAAGGTTGAGCCATTGCTTCTAAGCACTCAGAGCAAATGTTTTTTCCTTTGAATTTTGTAACTTTATCTGCATTACCACAGAAAACACATGCGCAAGATGGTTCATATTTGCGAAGTATAATGCGGTCTTGATCTACATAAATTTCTAAAGCGTCTTTTTCTTCAATAGCAAGTGTACGGCGTAACTCGATAGGAATAACCACTCTTCCAAGTTCGTCTACTTTACGTACAATACCAGTTGATTTCATCATATATTCTCTCCTTTACATTCAACAACATTCGACAATTTCTGTCTAAATAAATAGTACCAGACATTACATTTGTTGTCAACCCTGTTTTTCCCAAAAAAAACAAATAAATTCTCTATTTTCTTATTTATAGGGGAAATATTTGTAAATTAACGACATTAATATGTAGAATTTTGTCGAAAGTGTAATTAATTTCAGATAAATGTATTATAATTACTCGAAAAGAATGAATCTGAATTGCCAGTCGGAAAAATTTTTGGCTATAATTTAAGCGGAAAAACGACTTTCTTCTCCAAACATAAAAACATAATTTAATAGAGTAAGACTTGATTAAATTATGTTTTTATTCTATTGGGAATTTAGTCGCCCTCATCTAGGAGATTAGCCTGGAGGTATAATTCCTAATTATAGAAGGTAGGAGTCTAGAACGAGTTAGTTATCGAATAAATATGGAAATTTTGTAAATTTTGTATAGTTATGGTAGGAATAAAATGAATAA
This genomic interval from Selenobaculum gibii contains the following:
- a CDS encoding tRNA1(Val) (adenine(37)-N6)-methyltransferase; amino-acid sequence: MKRTDFLLADGERLDDLQIDGLKVIQHKDQFRFSVDAVLLSHFAHLKKKSRVLDLGTGTGVIPLLLTTRGADNITGIEINAVMADLAKRSVKYNQLEDKIKIVQWDLREIRNLFQASIFDLVVANPPYRPVKQGKISELDAVAIARHEVSATLEDVVMTARYLLNMRGRFAMVHLPERLAEIIVVMHSVGIEPKRLQFVHSKMGKMPVLVLIEGVVGARSGLIVEKPFTIYNEDGSYHKDIMEYYAR
- a CDS encoding AbrB/MazE/SpoVT family DNA-binding domain-containing protein translates to MKSTGIVRKVDELGRVVIPIELRRTLAIEEKDALEIYVDQDRIILRKYEPSCACVFCGNADKVTKFKGKNICSECLEAMAQPSM
- the rsmI gene encoding 16S rRNA (cytidine(1402)-2'-O)-methyltransferase produces the protein MAGILYLCATPIGNLEDMTFRAVRVLGEVDFIAAEDTRHTRKLLTHFDLHTPLISYHEHNKFERGPELISMLLEGKNIAVVSDAGLPGIADPGSHLAQLAIEEGIIVMPLPGANAALSGLICSGLDTTSFLFVGFLPKTSRKRREVLESIVSSKATLLFYESPHRLKDTLKECITVLGERKAVACRELTKKFEEFVRGTLSSLQEHFQNNQPRGEFTLIIEGNTKDEEDFEQLTGEISLQDAVEQLIKQGVDKKTAMKEVAVKYKVSKRDVYQALLGK